The Halorussus rarus genome includes the window GCGAACTCAACCCGGAGCATGAGATTGCTGGGAAACGATACTCCGAACTTAGCGAGGATGTCCAGGAGTATATCGACTCTCAGTGTTCGCTCAAGGTCATCAAGCTGCGCGGAATCGATGACCCCGATGATAAGCGCCACCAAGAGTTAGCGACCAAGGTCTTCTGGCGGCTCCAGCAGGGAGAACACCTAACCAACATTGAGAAGAATCACAGCAAGACCTACAGCCCCGTTCGGAACTTCATCGTCCAAACCGCCGACGACATCAGTTTTGACCGAGAGAACTACGAGAGTCGTGACGACAATCCGAATCGCCACGAGTTCTTCACGCTCCTCGCTCGGAACAACGATCGACTCCAGCAACTCTCACTTCTCGCTCGCTTCATCCTGATTGAGATTGATGAAGGCCCGACGAAGGTAACCGGGAAAGAGGTCACCAAACTATTCGACTGTAAGCGTGAGGGATTCACCGTTCACGAGGACCTAGAGGAATTCAAGCAACGCGACGAGATTCAGCGCGTTCAGCGGATGCTCGACCTCCTTACGGAACTCTATCGCGATACCGACCTCAAGAACTCGAACGGAGAGATAGAGTTTCTGAACAAGGAGTACTTCATCCTCAGCCTGTACTCGCTTATCCGCGAGTTGGAGTTTGAAGACTACAACTTTGGGCGAGACAACTACGACGAAGTCCGGAATTTCACCGAAGAGTGGTTCAAGCGGTTCGAAATCGAGGATACAGACGACAGCGAAATGCTCCAATTCAAGGAAGCCCGCCAGCAGAACCGGGGAGCGGTCAACAAGCGACACTACATCCTCGAAAACGCGTTCTGGGAGACGGAGCCCGATATTCAAGAGACCGACAGTCAACGGGCATTCTCCCGAGCGCAGCGAATTAAGCTCTTCATCGAGAGTGATCGCATCTGCGAGATGTGCTTAGAGGAAGGGAAAACCGAAGAGGAGGCGAAAGTTTCGTGGAGCAATTGGGACGCTGACCACATCGAGGAGCATTCACAGGGCGGCCAGACTGTTCTCGAAAACGCACGGGTACTTTGCCCTCATCACAATCGGAGCCGATAGCGTCCAGCAGTATCATTAATATCCTGACAACCATCCGATTAGATGGCGATTTTCGATGACTGATGCACCATTAGCACCGCGCCGACCGATGGACGACAACAAAGGATTAGGCGAGGGAATGACCAGTGTCGACATCTACTGCCACCGCCAGCACAAAGGCCAATGGCAACAAGAAGCCGACAAACAAGGCCTAAGCCTGAGTCGCTATCTGGTTGAACTCATTCAAGAAGCTCGTTGGCAACGTCTTAACGACAATTGAGAGAGTAGTACAGCGATTCGGCGTTTCAAACTGATAGAGATGCTTCTCGCCCCGTAGCGGTTGGAGGAGTGAGGGCCGCGTTCTTCAGTCGGATGCTGATGTACGTGATGAGCGCTAGGATAACCGGAAGCGCCACGCCGGTCGTTGCAAAGACGGTGCTGAGAAGTCCGGAAATGGTGATTTCCTTGCTCATTTGTCGAAGGATATTGAGGACGGTACTCTCCAAACCGCCGTTATGGCCCCCATCAGGACTTGAACCTGCAATACCAGGATTCCCGTCTATTGTCCCCGACGCACCGTGCTTAGCCAAACATTCGTTTTGTCCAAAATAAATCTGTCCCACTTCACAACAAAATGTCTGAGCGGGATTATGCGAGATGATTCTTCGGTACATAGACCGGACTTCTACCGGTAATATCAATAATCTAACAGCCGAAGGATTATTTGGCGATTCTCGTATGACAGAAGCATCTCTAGCCAGCTCTGACGACGAACAGAGCTACCAAACGCTCCACGAAAACAAGACCAGAGCCGAGCTCTTTCCTGCCAAACAACACAAAGAAGAATGGTGGGAGGAGGCCGAACACGAGGGGGCCAGCCTGAGCGGCTACCTCTATGAACTCATTCAAGAAGCCCGGATGTATCGAGATAGCGGCGCTCCGTTCATCCAGACACAGGACCAGACAGTCAAGCAACTCCAAAACAAAATCGACGACCTCCAAGACCAACTCGAAGACGCCAGACAAGCTAGCGGTGGTCGAACCCACCTCAGTATCGATGACCTCGTCACCCGAATACTGGACCAACAGTACCAATCACTAGACGAACTCACCGAACAAATCTCAGCCAGCGACGATGTTACCCAACACCTCCAACGACAAATCGAGAATCGGCTGTACACCTTAGCCGAAAACGAACGTGTTGAATTCCAACGTGGGCACGGCTGGCGGCTCAAGGAGGGGAACTAAGATGCCTGCCGAACCCGGTTCCTCGAAAATCTACGAGAACAAGCACGACGGGGTCAACTATTTCCTTAGTCGGAAGGAGGCATCCGGCCGTAGCACGCGAACACTCAACTCGTACAGCCGCGTCCTCCGCGAGTTCTTCCACGACCAATTCCCCGATCTCGAACCCGGCGACGTCGAGATTCGCCACGTCGAAGACTACCTAATGGCGCTCACGAAACGGGATGTCTCCCAGAACTCGAAGAAGAAGTACCTCGAAGTCCTCTCCAGTTTCTACAACTACACGCTGAAACGCCCACAGTTCGAGGATATCACCAGCAATCCCGCTGCGGTCGTGATGGAGGAGATTCCGCGAATCCGTCCCGATCGACCGGACTGCGCGACGTGGGAGAATGCCTGTAAACTGATCGACGCCATCCCCGATCCACGAGACAAGACCGTCGCCATCATCCTCGCCAAGACCGGAGCGCGTCTGCTGGAAGCTCTCTCGATCGAAACCGAAGACGTCGATCTCGAAAAAGGATTTGTCCGTCTCCGAGAGCGGAAAGGCGGCAAACAGACCGTCGTCCCGATCGACGACGAGACAATATACGCTATCAAACGCTACCAGTTCGTCAACGCAAATTCGGACTCTCCGTACCTGTTCACGAGTAGTCGAGGTGGTCGGCTCTCGAAAGAGCGAATTCGACGGGAAGTGAAAGCCGCCGCCGACCGTGCCGGCGTCGCCTCCAAAGAAGAACGACGGTTCGAGAAGAAATTCACACCTCACACGTTCCGGACAGTATTCACGACACTAATGCGGAAGCAGGGGATGAAGCCGTACATTCTGAAGTACATTCGTGGGGACGCCAAGACCGAGACGATGGATATCTACACTCGCGTCGATCGGGAGGAGGCGAAAGAGGAGTATCTGGACTGCATCAAGGAAATCGGACTCTAGTGAGGATGGACATATGCTCGAAGTCATTATCTACAAAAATCCATGGGAAGACCCCGAAGAGGTAGCCCGAGTGACGATTGAGGGAGAAGTAAAAGGCGAGACGCCGACGGCAGAATCCCTTCGAGACCGCATGCAGGACGAACGCGATCCAATCATTAGCGAGTACACGGATGGACGGGAGCTGCTTCGATATGTGACCGCTTCGTACTCGAACGGGTACGTGATGGCTGGCTACGATAGCGAAGAGTCTCGACGAGTCGTCGAAGACCTAAACGACGGAGCATATCGAGACTGGGTCAGAGATTCCGGGCTCGACACCCAACTCTGAATCCCTCAGACTGTACGCTGGTGGTAGCCTCTCAACTACTCACGCATTTCTGAGCGAATCGAATAGATTGGCTCTCGGTTGTCCTCAAACGGCTCACTACTCCCGATGAGTAACACTCATCTTCTGTTGGCACGAACCTGGAGTACCAAAATTACTGGCTCAGTTGAAATCCCCAATAAGAGATATGTTCTGCCCCGTTGCGGTCAGTACAGAGAATCTATTTAACAGGTGGCTACCAGGATAGTGGATAGCCGGATCGCCCGAGCATAACCTCAGCAAGTAGCCGGCACCCCTGACGAAGGTCTTGATCACGGGCCTTTATTTTCGTGTCCGTGGGTTGTTCACCGACAAATCGGCGTTTCTCGGAAACTGTAACTGTCCGATTGTTCGGAAGGACTGCTAGCCAAGTAACGGGGACGTGATACTCATATTTGTGACTGTCATTCGGGTAAATCCTTGTATCGCCTTCAGTTGGAACCCCGTCGTATGGTGCGCGAGCGATGCCGAACGCTTTGAATCCTCCTGAATAATTCACCTCCCCCTTGCTAACATAAGAGAAAATTCCATCACCTGGATTGATGTTTTTCAGCTTCTTTTCGAATTTCTCGGATCCATATGTTACGACTTTCCCTGCTTGGTAGATCTCCGTACCGTCGTCATCGAGATGTTGCGCATTTGTATTGATGATGTGGAAATCCATCTCAGACTCGTCTTTAACCAGTCTATCGATCTGTACGCCCATCGGCCCTTCTCCCTCTTTGAGGTCCATCTTGGTTTTTGGACTGACAGTGGTCGTTATTCGTTCTCGTTCCTGTTTTTCGTCTTTGCGGGTTGAATTTTCGTCTTTGGACATCGGTGATCTTGATGCCTCTCTCATGAGTATGTAGGTCTACCAAATAAGTCTTGGGCGGATATAATACGTATGATGATATCCCAAGCTGTAGTGAACCATGGGACTTCCATAACCGATACGCAGTCTTTAGCGACCAGCTGTTTCAGACGATAATGTGTCTGAAGAATAGGGTTTCAACAAAGTCCAATTACTCTATCAGTCGATGGGTGTCTGCTGATGTGCGTCATTGCTTCAGAGACCGTT containing:
- the xerA gene encoding site-specific tyrosine recombinase/integron integrase; the protein is MPAEPGSSKIYENKHDGVNYFLSRKEASGRSTRTLNSYSRVLREFFHDQFPDLEPGDVEIRHVEDYLMALTKRDVSQNSKKKYLEVLSSFYNYTLKRPQFEDITSNPAAVVMEEIPRIRPDRPDCATWENACKLIDAIPDPRDKTVAIILAKTGARLLEALSIETEDVDLEKGFVRLRERKGGKQTVVPIDDETIYAIKRYQFVNANSDSPYLFTSSRGGRLSKERIRREVKAAADRAGVASKEERRFEKKFTPHTFRTVFTTLMRKQGMKPYILKYIRGDAKTETMDIYTRVDREEAKEEYLDCIKEIGL
- a CDS encoding GmrSD restriction endonuclease domain-containing protein, coding for MAIYVDDPLNASDEDWDISKFHSDSEYFVKRPPYQRKSVWDTQKQKELIDSFVRQLYVPPVVIRQVVLDGNDLRLEVVDGQQRITAIQEFFEDEFALPDSAELRELNPEHEIAGKRYSELSEDVQEYIDSQCSLKVIKLRGIDDPDDKRHQELATKVFWRLQQGEHLTNIEKNHSKTYSPVRNFIVQTADDISFDRENYESRDDNPNRHEFFTLLARNNDRLQQLSLLARFILIEIDEGPTKVTGKEVTKLFDCKREGFTVHEDLEEFKQRDEIQRVQRMLDLLTELYRDTDLKNSNGEIEFLNKEYFILSLYSLIRELEFEDYNFGRDNYDEVRNFTEEWFKRFEIEDTDDSEMLQFKEARQQNRGAVNKRHYILENAFWETEPDIQETDSQRAFSRAQRIKLFIESDRICEMCLEEGKTEEEAKVSWSNWDADHIEEHSQGGQTVLENARVLCPHHNRSR